The following proteins come from a genomic window of Phycisphaeraceae bacterium:
- a CDS encoding superoxide dismutase, producing the protein MSFALPNLPYAFEALEPVIDTQTMQIHHGKHHNAYVTNLNNAIAGKGNLESKSIEDLIGNLTAVPDDIRGAVRNNGGGHYNHSLFWQLMAPKGKGGGGEPSGPLADAIKNELGGFAKFKEDFQKAGATRFGSGWAWLYVKNGKLAVGSTANQDNPIMGEGVAGISGKPVLGVDVWEHAYYLKYQNRRPDYLAAWWDVVNWTKAGELYAAAKK; encoded by the coding sequence ATGTCCTTTGCACTTCCGAATCTCCCGTATGCTTTTGAGGCACTTGAGCCGGTGATCGACACTCAGACGATGCAGATTCACCACGGCAAGCATCACAATGCCTATGTCACCAACTTGAACAACGCCATCGCCGGAAAGGGCAACCTGGAAAGCAAGAGCATTGAGGATCTGATTGGTAACCTGACAGCTGTGCCGGACGATATCCGCGGAGCAGTGCGGAATAACGGTGGCGGCCACTACAACCACTCTCTTTTCTGGCAACTCATGGCTCCGAAGGGCAAAGGTGGCGGCGGTGAGCCGAGCGGACCACTGGCCGATGCTATCAAGAACGAGCTTGGCGGGTTCGCCAAGTTCAAGGAAGATTTTCAAAAGGCTGGCGCGACTCGTTTCGGATCAGGTTGGGCTTGGCTTTATGTCAAGAACGGCAAGCTGGCGGTGGGTTCGACAGCCAATCAGGACAATCCCATCATGGGTGAAGGCGTGGCGGGGATTTCCGGCAAGCCGGTGCTTGGCGTCGATGTGTGGGAGCACGCGTACTACTTGAAATATCAGAATCGCCGCCCTGACTATCTGGCTGCGTGGTGGGATGTTGTGAATTGGACGAAGGCAGGCGAACTCTACGCGGCCGCAAAGAAGTAA
- a CDS encoding sigma-70 family RNA polymerase sigma factor produces MPASLNHPLSPLAQSRRQHVVAIDDTQRQLSDRDQMTLKRILTNKCDFVPNPLFTKPKAQRAIFDEAPAIRRPDTSWYHPVMENAVDSRSVNHSGNVLLTAAEERALFLQFNYCRFKVAELRKQIGDGPATTDLARQILDWYAKAEAYRDQIAQTNLALVLAMAKRTRMSEVDFSDLVSEGNMALLRAVDKFDAARGFKFSTYACRAILKAFSRAGVKHSKYRSIFPTDFDPKLEKSDYMEKKREGHEDDCVDEIRQIIKDNRAELSDIEQEVIVHRFALGRKPVTSDASPLTLEQVGKIIGVTKERVRQIQNKALEKIRLSLEGDFLG; encoded by the coding sequence ATGCCCGCTTCTCTCAATCATCCACTCTCTCCGCTGGCTCAGTCGCGACGTCAACACGTCGTCGCCATCGACGATACCCAGCGACAACTGAGCGATCGTGATCAAATGACGCTCAAGCGGATCCTGACGAACAAGTGCGACTTTGTGCCGAATCCCTTGTTCACCAAGCCCAAGGCTCAACGTGCCATTTTTGACGAGGCTCCGGCTATTCGCCGTCCTGATACGAGCTGGTATCACCCGGTCATGGAGAATGCGGTTGACTCTCGTTCCGTTAATCATTCGGGGAACGTGTTGCTGACCGCAGCCGAAGAGCGCGCTCTCTTTCTCCAGTTCAACTATTGCCGTTTCAAAGTTGCCGAGCTTCGCAAACAGATCGGGGACGGTCCTGCTACTACCGATCTGGCGCGACAGATTCTCGACTGGTACGCAAAGGCGGAAGCCTATCGCGATCAGATCGCACAAACCAATCTCGCCTTGGTGCTGGCCATGGCCAAGCGCACCCGGATGAGTGAGGTGGACTTCAGCGACCTTGTGAGTGAAGGCAACATGGCTCTGCTTCGCGCAGTGGACAAGTTCGATGCAGCCCGTGGGTTTAAGTTTTCGACCTACGCCTGCCGAGCGATCCTCAAGGCCTTCAGCCGTGCAGGTGTGAAGCACAGCAAGTACCGTTCGATCTTCCCGACCGACTTCGATCCCAAGCTCGAAAAGAGTGATTACATGGAAAAGAAGCGGGAAGGCCACGAGGACGATTGCGTGGACGAAATCCGCCAGATCATCAAGGACAACCGAGCTGAGTTATCCGACATCGAGCAGGAAGTGATCGTCCATCGCTTCGCGCTGGGTCGCAAACCCGTCACCAGCGATGCGTCGCCGTTAACACTTGAACAGGTCGGAAAAATCATCGGCGTCACGAAAGAGCGGGTTCGCCAGATCCAGAATAAGGCTCTTGAAAAAATCCGCCTCTCTCTGGAAGGTGATTTCCTCGGCTGA
- a CDS encoding Rrf2 family transcriptional regulator: MKSDYAFRVLFSLVEHYGRGPVSIRALAERNSIPKAFLEHIMLELKGKGWVKSIAGKHGGYELARNPEKIMMGEIVRYFEGTASHEEEPKSRGRKKKTKSTKAPEASTRFRRVMREVREHAAGMMDKASLAAVFAGRPVGKDDVLAQEFGGGAGI; the protein is encoded by the coding sequence ATGAAATCCGACTATGCGTTTCGCGTGCTTTTCTCGCTCGTTGAGCACTATGGTCGAGGCCCGGTTTCCATCCGGGCACTGGCTGAACGTAATTCGATTCCCAAGGCTTTTCTCGAACACATCATGCTGGAGCTAAAGGGCAAGGGTTGGGTTAAAAGTATCGCGGGTAAACATGGCGGGTATGAGCTGGCGCGGAATCCGGAAAAAATCATGATGGGTGAAATCGTTCGTTACTTCGAGGGTACCGCCAGCCATGAAGAAGAACCCAAGTCACGCGGGCGGAAAAAAAAGACCAAGAGCACTAAGGCACCGGAAGCCTCGACACGGTTTCGCCGTGTTATGCGTGAGGTGCGCGAGCATGCTGCGGGAATGATGGATAAGGCATCACTGGCTGCGGTCTTTGCCGGCCGGCCGGTCGGGAAAGATGACGTTCTCGCTCAGGAGTTCGGCGGGGGAGCGGGGATTTAA
- a CDS encoding ComF family protein codes for MNCSSPLSPPRITTTVLRATALPFRVLFAGLAELFPQHRDVELQLAAAKGWQPDCPDAYCSRCGATCSPQAVTERGCPFCVNKPIAWDRVVRLSAYVEPMDRWIRLMKFSQEWTWADWAGLSLAEAIGEVHSTRTAVVPVPMHLYRRMHRGYNQSEIIAGTLAKARGWPMASLLRRVKHTKPQTRVAPSSRADNIRGSFTVRNIDLSGWNLWLVDDVKTSGATARICTRLLKKAGARSVSLAVMAVGDPKGTDFQRK; via the coding sequence ATGAACTGCTCCTCACCCCTATCACCGCCTCGAATCACAACCACGGTTCTGCGCGCCACCGCACTGCCCTTTCGCGTTCTATTCGCTGGGCTGGCTGAACTTTTTCCGCAGCATCGCGATGTCGAACTGCAACTCGCTGCTGCCAAGGGTTGGCAGCCGGATTGCCCAGATGCCTATTGCTCACGTTGTGGCGCGACCTGCTCGCCGCAGGCTGTCACGGAGCGAGGTTGCCCGTTTTGTGTGAACAAACCGATCGCATGGGATCGCGTCGTCAGGCTCAGTGCATACGTAGAGCCGATGGACAGGTGGATTCGTCTTATGAAGTTCAGCCAGGAATGGACGTGGGCTGACTGGGCTGGTCTCTCCCTGGCTGAGGCCATTGGCGAAGTCCATTCGACCCGCACCGCAGTCGTTCCCGTGCCCATGCACCTCTATCGACGGATGCATCGTGGCTATAACCAGTCGGAAATCATCGCAGGCACGCTGGCAAAGGCTCGCGGCTGGCCGATGGCCTCGCTTTTGCGCCGAGTGAAACACACCAAACCACAAACCAGAGTTGCTCCCTCATCGCGTGCTGACAATATCCGTGGGTCTTTCACCGTGCGCAACATCGACCTGTCCGGCTGGAATCTCTGGCTTGTGGATGATGTCAAGACATCAGGTGCCACCGCGCGGATCTGTACCCGACTTCTAAAAAAGGCTGGTGCCCGGAGCGTCAGTCTCGCGGTCATGGCGGTAGGTGACCCCAAAGGCACCGACTTTCAACGGAAATAA
- a CDS encoding Gfo/Idh/MocA family oxidoreductase, with protein MPTQEIKAVLVGCGGMAQTWMESAAKTPGLKIVGLTDLNRSAAEKYAEKYHLEPSVVFNSLADALKAAKPDVVFDVTIPAAHESVTIEALHAGVHVLGEKPLSDSLEKACRMVATARASGRIYAVIQNRRYEPNIQRVARTLRSDAIGAVEEVHADFFIGAHFGGFRDAMDDPLIVDMAIHTFDAARYIAEADPVSVYCHSFNASRSWYRGDASAVVIFEMKGPRGEPIVFSYRGSWCSEGQPTSWNSSWRVVGRRGTLLWDGEAGIKASAIKEGGKHGFHSEMSDVEIPNVTVEHLGHTGLIREFVECVRTGSRPQTHCEDNIKSLAMVLAAVESRKCGKKVKVEW; from the coding sequence ATGCCTACTCAGGAAATCAAAGCGGTTCTCGTTGGTTGCGGCGGAATGGCTCAGACCTGGATGGAATCCGCCGCGAAAACTCCGGGCTTGAAAATCGTCGGCCTGACGGACTTGAATCGCAGTGCGGCTGAAAAGTATGCGGAAAAATATCATCTGGAACCTTCAGTCGTCTTCAATTCACTTGCGGATGCGCTGAAGGCTGCAAAACCTGATGTTGTGTTTGATGTCACGATTCCTGCTGCGCACGAGTCAGTCACAATCGAGGCGTTGCATGCCGGCGTCCATGTGCTGGGGGAAAAGCCGCTATCCGATTCGTTGGAAAAGGCTTGCAGAATGGTCGCCACCGCTCGTGCGTCTGGTCGGATATATGCGGTCATCCAGAATCGCCGCTACGAGCCGAATATTCAGCGTGTCGCACGAACGCTGCGCAGCGATGCGATCGGTGCGGTTGAGGAAGTTCATGCGGATTTTTTCATCGGCGCGCACTTCGGCGGATTCCGTGATGCGATGGATGACCCGCTGATCGTTGACATGGCGATCCATACTTTTGATGCGGCACGTTACATCGCCGAAGCCGATCCGGTGTCTGTCTATTGCCACTCATTCAATGCATCGCGCTCGTGGTACCGGGGTGACGCCTCGGCTGTGGTAATTTTCGAGATGAAAGGGCCGCGTGGTGAACCGATCGTTTTTTCATACCGCGGCTCGTGGTGCTCGGAAGGCCAGCCGACGAGTTGGAACAGTTCCTGGCGCGTCGTTGGTCGGCGAGGCACGCTGCTCTGGGATGGTGAGGCAGGGATCAAGGCATCAGCGATTAAAGAGGGCGGCAAACACGGATTTCACAGCGAGATGAGTGATGTGGAAATTCCGAATGTCACGGTCGAGCACTTAGGACATACCGGATTGATCCGTGAGTTTGTCGAGTGTGTCCGAACGGGTTCCAGGCCGCAGACCCACTGCGAGGACAATATTAAAAGTCTGGCCATGGTTCTCGCCGCGGTTGAAAGCCGTAAATGCGGCAAAAAAGTCAAGGTGGAGTGGTAA
- the pheT gene encoding phenylalanine--tRNA ligase subunit beta — translation MKVSLAWLNEYLDPHVSADEVERRLTAQGLPIETREKRSDGDEMLDVEVTSNRADCLSHVGVAREVAAGSGRALKLPDIALLEKSVAAVESITSVANDRFDLCPLYTARVIRGIKIGPSPAWLVKRLETIGQRSVNNVVDITNYVLFASGQPLHAFDLSRLAGRKIVIRTARNAEQFDAIDGTKHKLTDQMLVIADADKPVALAGVMGGVNSEVTSSTTEILLESAIFDPLAVRRASRALKLASDSSYRFERGIDPHGVEEASRWAAALILELAGGEAARGIIRVGSDLPPARTVSMRVSRAREITGLNLDASQMVDLLATLGLAPRLDAAQQTIACVVPSFRLDLAREIDLIEELARLHGLDDVPVRQKIEIVARPVQPAIRARRVLGDVLVAHGYHETINFSFIAPRLGESFAASGEQPLLIEDERRKNDPMLRPSLLPSLLSCRKSNQDVGNTHVRIFETASVWSKSGRKTIERRRLGLLADAADAQQAVRDLRGTIEELVSSLGGSMGMTCKPTTSTVFTSAAEVCVGDQVIGVMGAISSATQKLFDLQTPLVAAELELDLLLASYPPKHQVSSLTRFPGIERDISIVLDEAVTWEQVSREVIAAQPALLEDLRFLVTYRGKPIPAGKKSVSLRMFFRDPTATLRHEQVDPQVGAVVERLKATLGAELRA, via the coding sequence ATGAAGGTCAGTCTCGCATGGCTTAACGAGTATCTCGATCCGCACGTCTCGGCTGATGAGGTCGAGCGACGCTTAACCGCGCAGGGTTTACCCATTGAGACACGCGAGAAGCGATCCGATGGTGATGAGATGCTCGATGTGGAGGTGACGAGCAATCGCGCGGATTGCCTGTCACACGTCGGTGTAGCTCGTGAAGTCGCGGCTGGTTCTGGTCGCGCACTGAAACTTCCGGATATTGCACTGCTGGAGAAGTCTGTTGCCGCGGTCGAATCCATAACCAGCGTGGCCAATGATCGCTTCGACCTCTGTCCGCTTTACACCGCCCGTGTGATTCGCGGCATCAAGATTGGGCCAAGCCCTGCCTGGTTGGTCAAACGACTCGAGACAATTGGCCAACGCAGCGTAAATAATGTCGTTGATATCACGAACTACGTGCTTTTTGCGTCCGGGCAGCCGCTGCATGCTTTCGATTTGTCCCGGCTGGCGGGCAGAAAAATTGTGATTCGTACAGCTCGAAATGCTGAGCAGTTCGATGCGATAGACGGCACGAAGCATAAGCTCACCGATCAGATGCTTGTCATCGCAGACGCAGATAAACCTGTCGCACTGGCGGGTGTCATGGGAGGAGTCAACAGCGAAGTAACATCGAGCACGACCGAGATCCTGCTCGAATCAGCGATCTTCGATCCGTTGGCTGTGCGTCGTGCAAGTCGTGCGCTGAAGCTGGCGAGTGATTCGAGTTATCGCTTTGAGCGCGGCATCGATCCGCATGGCGTGGAGGAAGCGAGCAGGTGGGCGGCTGCTCTGATCCTTGAGCTTGCAGGCGGAGAAGCAGCACGAGGAATCATTCGCGTCGGTTCAGACTTGCCGCCTGCTCGGACTGTATCGATGCGTGTTTCCAGAGCACGTGAAATTACCGGGCTAAACCTCGATGCCAGCCAGATGGTTGATCTGCTGGCTACACTCGGCCTGGCTCCTCGTCTGGACGCTGCTCAGCAGACGATTGCGTGCGTTGTGCCGAGTTTTCGTCTCGATCTTGCCCGTGAAATTGATCTCATCGAAGAACTCGCAAGGCTGCACGGGCTGGATGATGTTCCGGTGCGACAGAAGATTGAGATTGTCGCACGGCCGGTGCAACCCGCTATCCGAGCAAGACGGGTGCTTGGTGATGTTCTCGTCGCGCACGGCTACCACGAGACGATTAATTTCAGCTTCATTGCGCCCAGGTTGGGTGAGTCGTTCGCAGCCAGTGGTGAACAGCCGCTGTTGATCGAAGACGAGCGGCGAAAGAACGATCCCATGCTCCGTCCGTCACTGTTACCCAGTCTCTTGTCCTGCCGAAAGTCGAATCAGGACGTGGGTAACACACACGTGCGGATCTTTGAGACCGCCAGTGTCTGGTCAAAGAGCGGCCGGAAAACCATTGAGCGTCGTCGGCTGGGGCTGCTTGCCGACGCAGCGGATGCGCAGCAGGCGGTTCGTGATTTACGCGGCACGATCGAAGAGCTGGTTTCATCGCTTGGCGGGTCGATGGGTATGACCTGCAAACCAACTACAAGTACGGTGTTTACTTCGGCGGCTGAAGTGTGCGTGGGGGATCAGGTCATCGGTGTCATGGGAGCGATCTCCTCTGCGACGCAGAAACTTTTTGACCTGCAGACGCCGCTCGTTGCTGCAGAATTAGAACTCGACCTGCTCCTGGCGTCGTATCCGCCCAAACATCAGGTGTCATCGCTGACGCGATTTCCCGGTATCGAGCGGGATATATCGATCGTCCTAGACGAAGCGGTTACATGGGAACAAGTCAGCAGGGAAGTCATCGCAGCGCAGCCGGCCTTGTTGGAGGATTTGCGGTTCCTCGTGACATATCGCGGCAAGCCAATACCGGCGGGCAAAAAAAGCGTGAGTCTGCGAATGTTTTTCCGCGATCCGACCGCGACGCTTCGTCATGAGCAGGTGGATCCGCAGGTCGGCGCAGTGGTGGAAAGATTGAAAGCCACGCTTGGTGCGGAGTTGCGTGCCTGA